From the Gallaecimonas mangrovi genome, one window contains:
- a CDS encoding TonB-dependent receptor, which yields MTSQTAINKAVKWALFSSAAIMVSAPAFAADDSTSTDSDQKVEKIEVTGSRIKRVDMETVSPVTVINAADIKMSGKTSVADVLQSVSANSFGNGVGVSGSSGGGSSQTTVDLRGLGATLVLLDGRRLPGTGNSGGQDQDISMIPLAVVDRIEILRDGASAIYGSDAIAGVVNIITKKHYDGVNLSYSVSSPKVNGGLEKKYQLTAGTSNEKGSIVMVAQHKDTNEVTDADVSGTNNGISTYSPVAYGTSTDGSDSYYNSDMCGQVANTIDTGSKCGYAYSNTTWLYPQYTKDSILTNATYYLTDDITFKGQVFAGKTTSWARYAATPVSTNTLTMDADNENNPLDEDMTIYLRALKNRDSKYEANNLQYVGSLEGTLNVWNGIDWNFGYQHSTESEVEHDYNLIKDSVIQDAIDDGTFDVFNTSGMSTDDWMSEYESVLDEAYHTGIYELDQSTDTFNGSLSSELYSDGDTVVNGYIGAEYEHLDFWKKSDPESANVEISGGSGGDDVDADRNRQSYFSEFVIDLPYKIEIDAAYRYDKYDLSGDVGGEYTNASFDGSSPKIGVMWRPTDNLLLRASWGKAFRAPSMNQLFASSSISFDYGLDQTYCASHDDADYCTEDEQFKTYYASNQDLQPETAKSYTAGFVWNITNNLSWEGTYWNFDYKNKIESLDVDTILAEEYTNGSSSRVDRSDDGKIESITTSYVNMATVKVSGIDSSVNYLIPTSIGDFKIDMDASYMLHWKEAADAGDDAYDYAGETNYPQLKGNLSVKWSQGDYSAAATFNYIGKQTDTLYDGYYNDIDAYVNTNVTASYNTSWNGKVSVGIANLFDQSPKYYTSDYWRGFDYDLYDARGRTLQFSYSQSF from the coding sequence ATGACGTCTCAAACTGCCATTAACAAAGCCGTAAAATGGGCTTTATTTAGCAGCGCTGCCATTATGGTTTCCGCGCCAGCTTTTGCTGCTGATGACAGCACCAGTACAGATTCTGATCAAAAAGTAGAAAAAATCGAAGTTACAGGTTCTCGTATTAAGCGTGTTGATATGGAAACAGTTTCACCTGTTACTGTTATTAATGCTGCTGATATTAAAATGTCAGGTAAAACTTCTGTTGCTGATGTGCTGCAAAGCGTCTCTGCTAACAGTTTCGGTAACGGTGTGGGTGTTTCCGGTTCTAGTGGTGGTGGTTCATCACAAACAACCGTTGACCTGCGTGGCTTAGGTGCCACCCTGGTGTTGCTGGATGGTCGTCGCCTGCCCGGTACCGGTAACAGCGGTGGGCAGGATCAAGATATTTCAATGATCCCGCTGGCGGTGGTGGATCGCATTGAGATCCTGCGTGATGGTGCTTCTGCTATTTACGGTTCTGATGCCATCGCTGGTGTAGTTAACATCATTACCAAGAAACATTACGACGGTGTGAACCTTTCTTACTCTGTATCTTCACCGAAAGTGAACGGCGGTCTTGAGAAGAAATACCAACTGACGGCTGGTACTTCCAACGAGAAGGGCAGCATCGTTATGGTGGCTCAGCACAAAGACACTAATGAAGTGACTGACGCTGATGTATCCGGCACCAACAACGGTATCTCCACCTACAGCCCCGTTGCTTATGGTACCAGCACTGACGGTAGCGATAGCTATTACAACAGCGATATGTGTGGCCAAGTTGCTAACACCATCGATACCGGCTCTAAGTGTGGTTACGCCTATTCCAACACTACTTGGTTATACCCGCAGTACACCAAAGACAGTATCTTAACCAATGCCACTTATTACCTGACCGATGACATCACCTTTAAAGGGCAGGTCTTTGCAGGTAAAACCACTTCTTGGGCTCGCTACGCAGCGACTCCTGTATCCACTAATACCCTGACCATGGATGCAGACAACGAGAACAATCCGCTTGACGAAGATATGACGATTTATCTGCGTGCGTTGAAAAACCGCGACAGTAAATATGAAGCCAATAACCTGCAATACGTAGGTTCGCTGGAAGGTACTCTGAACGTTTGGAATGGTATCGACTGGAACTTCGGCTATCAGCACAGTACTGAAAGTGAAGTAGAGCACGACTACAACCTGATCAAAGATAGCGTTATCCAAGATGCTATTGATGACGGCACTTTTGACGTGTTCAACACTTCCGGGATGTCTACTGATGACTGGATGAGTGAGTATGAGTCCGTATTGGATGAGGCATACCATACCGGTATTTATGAGCTTGATCAGTCTACCGATACCTTCAACGGTTCCTTGAGCTCAGAGCTTTACTCTGATGGTGACACTGTTGTTAACGGTTACATTGGTGCTGAGTATGAGCATCTGGATTTCTGGAAGAAATCTGACCCTGAATCTGCCAACGTAGAGATCTCCGGTGGTTCAGGTGGTGACGATGTTGATGCAGATCGTAACCGTCAGTCTTATTTCTCAGAATTTGTTATCGACCTGCCTTACAAAATTGAGATTGATGCAGCCTATCGTTACGACAAATACGACCTCAGTGGTGATGTTGGTGGCGAATACACCAATGCCTCTTTTGATGGTAGTAGCCCCAAAATTGGTGTGATGTGGCGTCCTACTGACAATCTGTTGCTGCGTGCTAGCTGGGGTAAAGCCTTCCGTGCGCCCAGCATGAACCAGTTGTTTGCTTCCAGCTCTATCTCGTTTGACTATGGTCTGGACCAAACTTACTGCGCCAGTCACGACGACGCTGACTACTGTACTGAAGATGAGCAATTCAAAACCTATTACGCCAGTAACCAGGATCTTCAACCTGAAACTGCGAAATCCTATACCGCGGGTTTTGTTTGGAACATCACCAATAACCTTTCTTGGGAAGGTACCTACTGGAACTTCGATTACAAAAACAAAATCGAGTCTCTGGATGTTGACACCATTCTGGCTGAAGAGTACACCAACGGTAGCTCTAGCCGCGTAGATCGTAGCGACGACGGTAAAATTGAGTCTATTACCACTTCCTACGTCAACATGGCGACTGTAAAAGTTAGCGGTATCGACTCGTCTGTTAACTACTTAATCCCCACTTCTATCGGTGACTTCAAAATCGATATGGATGCCAGCTATATGCTGCATTGGAAAGAAGCGGCAGATGCCGGGGATGACGCCTATGACTACGCAGGCGAAACTAACTATCCGCAACTGAAAGGTAACTTGTCTGTTAAGTGGAGCCAAGGCGACTACTCAGCAGCTGCCACCTTCAACTACATTGGCAAGCAAACCGACACCTTGTATGACGGTTATTACAACGACATTGATGCTTACGTAAATACCAACGTTACTGCGTCCTACAACACAAGTTGGAATGGCAAAGTGAGTGTCGGTATTGCCAACCTCTTTGACCAATCGCCGAAGTATTACACCAGTGATTACTGGCGTGGTTTCGACTACGACCTGTATGACGCTCGTGGCCGTACTTTGCAATTTAGCTACTCACAGTCTTTCTAA
- a CDS encoding TonB-dependent receptor — MTGKNKITQAIYLALIAGSSITAVSSAWAADDTDETTSTTDTKSTERIEVTGSRIKRVDMETTSPVTIISAADIQMSGQTSVGDVLNNVSANSFGSWKGKSGYGSGYSATNNVDLRGLGATLVLLDGRRLPSTGGSGGTEQDVSAIPLAIVDRIEILRDGASAIYGSDAVAGVVNIITKKNLSGVNVAYTVSSPKTEGGLLKKYELSAGATGEKGSVVFVAQHSDQNETTDTAVTGYNNGLSSYSPVANAYDTDGNSYYSSELCGEVANTIDTGSRCAYAYSNVTWLYPQVTRDSVLTNATYYLTDDITFKGQVFAGKTTSWSRYAPTPVSTNTITMDADNVNNPYGEDLTIYLRTSTLGVRDSKYSADNFQYVGSLEGTLDYGNGIDWEVGYQHNDQSELTHNYNLIKDSVIQDAIDDGTLDLFNTQGLSYDDWLDSVNEVYDEAAHTGIWEADQKRDIFDGSLSSNLYSNDSVNVSGMFGAEYEHLTFWQKSDPESALVEISGGSGGDDIDAKRDRQSYFTEIVVDLPYRVEIDAAIRYDDYSLSGLVNDEQTSSGFDGTSPKIGVMWHATDNLLLRVNWGKAFRAPSMSELYASSSISFDSGYDTTYCASHDDADYCTSSYQFKTYYASNQDLQPEKSNQYTAGFVWNITDDLSWETTYWNIDYKNKIDSLDIDEILAEEYASGGSDRVVRGDDGKIESITTSYVNLSEFKLDGIDMSVHYLLPTSVGDFKIDWEASWINSWKKAADASSSGVEYAGEVGYPDLKSSLGVQWSQGDYAAGLTFYYIGKQTDTLYDGYYNTQDPYVNTNLTASYNTSWNGKVTLGIANLFDVDPEVYSDDTWRGISDSLYDVYGRTLQLRYEQSF, encoded by the coding sequence ATGACCGGTAAGAATAAAATTACGCAGGCTATTTATTTAGCGCTGATTGCTGGAAGCAGCATTACTGCTGTGTCGTCGGCTTGGGCCGCGGATGATACAGATGAAACAACCTCCACAACCGATACCAAAAGCACAGAGCGCATTGAAGTGACTGGCTCGCGTATTAAGCGGGTTGATATGGAAACAACTTCTCCGGTCACAATTATTTCGGCGGCTGATATTCAGATGTCCGGTCAGACATCTGTGGGGGATGTGTTAAATAACGTTTCAGCCAATAGCTTTGGTAGTTGGAAAGGGAAGTCGGGGTATGGCTCTGGCTACTCAGCAACCAATAACGTTGACTTACGTGGTTTGGGGGCAACGCTGGTACTGCTTGATGGCCGTCGCCTTCCTAGTACTGGGGGCAGTGGTGGTACCGAGCAAGATGTTTCAGCTATTCCCTTGGCAATTGTTGATCGCATTGAAATTCTACGCGATGGCGCCTCTGCGATTTATGGTTCGGATGCGGTTGCTGGTGTTGTTAACATTATCACCAAGAAAAACCTGTCTGGTGTGAATGTTGCCTATACGGTGAGCTCTCCTAAAACCGAAGGCGGTTTACTGAAAAAGTATGAACTGTCAGCGGGCGCCACGGGCGAGAAAGGCAGCGTGGTTTTTGTGGCGCAGCATAGCGATCAAAACGAAACCACCGATACCGCCGTTACTGGTTATAACAACGGCCTGTCTAGCTACAGCCCTGTTGCTAATGCCTATGACACCGACGGTAACTCTTATTACAGTTCTGAACTTTGCGGGGAAGTCGCTAATACCATTGATACCGGCAGCCGCTGTGCCTACGCCTATTCCAATGTTACCTGGCTTTATCCACAAGTTACCCGTGATAGCGTGCTGACCAATGCTACCTATTACCTAACGGATGATATTACGTTTAAAGGCCAGGTTTTTGCTGGTAAAACAACTTCTTGGAGCCGTTACGCACCAACGCCGGTATCCACTAACACCATCACTATGGACGCCGATAACGTTAATAATCCCTATGGTGAAGACTTAACTATCTATTTGCGTACCTCAACTCTGGGTGTACGGGATTCCAAATACAGTGCGGACAACTTCCAATACGTGGGCTCTTTAGAAGGGACCCTGGATTATGGCAATGGTATCGATTGGGAAGTGGGTTACCAGCACAACGACCAATCTGAGCTGACGCACAACTATAACTTGATCAAAGACAGTGTCATCCAAGATGCAATTGACGATGGCACCTTGGATCTTTTCAATACCCAAGGGTTGTCTTACGACGACTGGTTGGACAGTGTAAATGAAGTCTATGACGAAGCAGCTCATACCGGCATTTGGGAAGCAGACCAAAAGCGCGACATTTTCGATGGCTCTTTAAGCAGCAATCTGTACAGCAATGATTCGGTGAATGTTAGCGGTATGTTTGGCGCTGAGTATGAGCACCTGACGTTCTGGCAAAAGTCTGATCCGGAATCGGCACTGGTTGAAATTTCTGGCGGCTCTGGCGGTGATGATATTGACGCCAAACGCGATCGCCAGTCGTATTTCACCGAAATTGTAGTGGACTTACCCTACCGCGTAGAGATTGATGCGGCGATCCGCTATGACGACTACAGCCTCAGCGGTTTGGTCAACGATGAACAAACCTCATCAGGTTTTGATGGTACTAGCCCCAAAATCGGTGTGATGTGGCATGCCACCGACAATCTGCTGCTGCGTGTTAACTGGGGTAAAGCCTTCCGAGCACCGAGTATGAGTGAGCTGTATGCCTCAAGCTCAATCAGTTTCGACTCTGGTTATGACACAACCTATTGTGCCAGCCATGATGACGCTGATTACTGTACTTCGTCTTACCAATTCAAAACTTATTACGCCAGTAATCAAGACTTGCAGCCGGAAAAATCCAACCAATATACCGCCGGTTTTGTTTGGAACATTACCGACGACTTGTCTTGGGAAACCACCTACTGGAACATCGATTACAAAAATAAAATAGACTCTTTGGATATCGATGAGATCTTGGCTGAAGAATATGCCAGTGGTGGCTCAGACCGCGTAGTTCGTGGCGATGATGGTAAAATCGAGTCTATTACCACCTCTTACGTGAACCTTTCTGAGTTCAAGTTAGACGGTATCGATATGTCCGTGCATTACTTGCTGCCGACTTCCGTCGGGGATTTTAAAATCGACTGGGAAGCAAGTTGGATTAACAGCTGGAAAAAAGCCGCTGATGCCAGCAGCTCCGGGGTTGAGTACGCGGGTGAAGTGGGCTATCCAGACCTTAAAAGCAGTTTGGGTGTGCAGTGGAGCCAAGGCGATTATGCTGCCGGGTTAACCTTCTACTACATCGGTAAACAAACTGACACCTTGTACGATGGTTATTACAACACCCAAGACCCCTACGTAAACACCAACCTGACTGCATCTTATAACACTAGCTGGAACGGTAAGGTGACTTTGGGTATTGCCAACTTGTTTGATGTCGACCCGGAAGTCTATTCCGATGACACCTGGCGTGGCATTAGTGACTCCTTGTACGATGTCTACGGCCGTACTTTGCAGTTACGTTATGAGCAATCCTTCTAA
- the pheA gene encoding prephenate dehydratase, with amino-acid sequence MDLNQLRQDIEALDQHLLESLAKRRQIALAVAKYKAEHQGAVRDPAREASLLLKLMEKGQALGLDPAYLTRLYHIIIEDSVLLQQAWMQQGDDKGILTLAHLGQPGTYSHLAAQAYASRRQCGFQGLSCESFSDIIKAVEDGRAPLGLLPIENTSSGSINDVYDLLRHTHLHIIGETYLKVDHHLLVKPGLSLDKLEKVCSHPQALTQCSQYLAKTHYQQEACASTAHAMAKVAQSDEAIAAIGPESGGALYGLVAIDRHLANQEENHTRFIIVSRDAQTVPSQLPAKTSLIMATHNTPGALVSALQVLQQHGFNISKLESRPIPGNPWEELFYMDVQANDQSEAWQQAYQALCAITRFVKVLGCYADERVKATIAPLPQA; translated from the coding sequence ATGGACCTAAATCAGTTACGCCAGGACATCGAAGCCCTGGACCAACATTTGTTGGAAAGCCTGGCTAAACGCCGCCAAATTGCGCTGGCGGTGGCAAAATACAAGGCTGAACACCAAGGCGCGGTGCGCGATCCTGCCAGAGAAGCCAGTTTACTGTTAAAGCTGATGGAAAAAGGCCAAGCCTTGGGGTTAGACCCGGCTTACCTCACCCGCCTTTATCACATCATCATTGAAGACTCGGTGTTACTGCAACAAGCCTGGATGCAGCAAGGGGATGACAAAGGCATACTGACCCTAGCCCATCTTGGCCAGCCCGGTACCTATTCCCACCTTGCGGCGCAAGCCTATGCCAGCCGCCGCCAATGTGGTTTTCAGGGCCTGTCGTGCGAGAGTTTTAGTGACATCATTAAGGCAGTTGAAGATGGCCGGGCGCCACTTGGACTGTTGCCAATAGAAAACACCTCTTCTGGCTCTATCAACGACGTGTATGACTTATTGCGCCACACTCATCTGCACATTATTGGCGAGACGTACCTGAAAGTTGACCACCACTTGTTGGTAAAACCGGGGCTTAGCCTGGATAAACTTGAAAAAGTGTGTTCGCACCCGCAAGCACTGACGCAATGCTCGCAATACTTGGCGAAAACCCATTACCAGCAGGAAGCCTGCGCCTCGACCGCCCATGCCATGGCAAAAGTGGCCCAAAGCGATGAAGCCATTGCTGCTATTGGCCCCGAAAGTGGCGGCGCACTTTATGGATTGGTGGCAATAGACCGCCATCTGGCAAACCAGGAAGAAAACCATACCCGCTTTATCATTGTCAGCCGCGATGCCCAGACGGTACCGAGCCAACTGCCTGCAAAAACCAGCTTGATTATGGCCACCCATAATACTCCAGGCGCCTTGGTTAGCGCCCTGCAAGTACTTCAGCAGCATGGCTTTAATATCAGCAAGCTGGAGTCTCGCCCTATTCCCGGTAACCCTTGGGAAGAGCTTTTTTATATGGATGTGCAGGCCAATGACCAAAGCGAAGCATGGCAACAAGCCTATCAAGCGCTCTGCGCCATCACGCGGTTTGTAAAGGTACTGGGCTGTTATGCCGATGAAAGGGTGAAAGCGACTATCGCTCCCCTACCCCAGGCATAA
- a CDS encoding TraR/DksA family transcriptional regulator, protein MADFGNLLSQEQLQLLVQIRARLIELGAPGTLLELLNNQGTDGISSFLPSYPDRQLYGLCDRLSKVEAALCQLELGLYGICSDCESEIEMERLVKDPAEQRCAKCAAKSV, encoded by the coding sequence ATGGCGGACTTTGGCAATTTATTGTCACAAGAACAGCTGCAGTTGCTGGTACAAATCAGGGCTCGCCTTATCGAGCTCGGCGCACCGGGGACATTACTGGAATTGTTGAATAATCAGGGTACCGACGGCATTTCGTCTTTTTTGCCAAGCTATCCTGACCGGCAACTTTATGGCCTTTGCGACAGGCTCAGTAAAGTGGAAGCCGCATTGTGTCAATTAGAGCTAGGGCTGTACGGGATCTGCTCTGATTGCGAAAGTGAAATTGAAATGGAACGGCTGGTCAAAGATCCAGCCGAGCAGCGCTGCGCTAAATGTGCAGCAAAAAGTGTTTAA